In Pseudovibrio brasiliensis, the following are encoded in one genomic region:
- a CDS encoding acyl-CoA synthetase gives MLPSANTYEELREKFQWDIPEFFNIGVDICDKWADKHAAREALIFAEEEGPTTTYTFGDLKKLSNQLANLLVSQGINRGDRVGILLPQAPETAFSHIAIHKLGGISIPLFSLFGEEALEYRLGNSGAKALITNNAGAEKLAKIRSSLPELELILNIEGTDFGTRSLHAEMAEQSHDFTPVKTKAEDPAIIIYTSGTTGQPKGALHAHRTLLGHLPGVEMPHNMFPKEGDRFWTPADWAWIGGLIDVLLPSLHHGVTVVACRFKKFSGEAAFQLMQDLKIRNAFIPPTALKMMRQVENPSDRWNYSLRSLGSGGEALGAELIQWGRDTFGLTISEFYGQTECNLVVSTCAELMETRPGVTGKAVPGFDVQIVDDNGTILETGQLGNIGVRAPNPIMFLQYWNNPEATKKKFSGDFLITGDKGVMDKDGWIQFVGRDDDVITSSGYRIGPGEIEDCLLKHDAVAMAGVIGKPDKLRTEIVKAYIVLKEGIEPSDELAKELSEFVKQRLAAHEYPRELEFVEALPMTTTGKVIRRELRARAIDEEV, from the coding sequence TTGTTGCCATCTGCGAATACCTATGAGGAACTCCGAGAAAAGTTTCAGTGGGACATCCCGGAGTTCTTCAACATTGGCGTAGATATCTGTGACAAGTGGGCGGACAAACATGCCGCCCGCGAAGCACTCATCTTCGCTGAAGAAGAAGGGCCAACAACCACCTACACATTCGGTGACTTGAAAAAGCTGAGCAATCAGCTGGCCAACCTGCTCGTTTCACAAGGCATCAATCGCGGTGATCGTGTTGGCATCCTGTTGCCGCAAGCACCAGAAACAGCCTTCTCCCATATCGCAATTCACAAGCTCGGTGGCATCTCCATTCCGCTCTTCTCCCTGTTTGGCGAAGAAGCACTGGAGTACCGACTGGGTAACTCCGGCGCCAAAGCTCTCATCACCAACAATGCAGGTGCTGAGAAGCTCGCAAAAATCCGCAGCAGCCTGCCGGAGCTTGAACTGATCCTGAACATTGAAGGCACTGACTTCGGCACCCGCTCACTCCATGCTGAAATGGCAGAGCAGAGCCATGACTTCACACCGGTGAAGACGAAGGCCGAAGATCCAGCCATTATCATCTACACCTCCGGCACCACAGGCCAGCCGAAAGGCGCGTTGCACGCACACCGCACACTGCTCGGCCACCTGCCCGGCGTAGAGATGCCGCACAACATGTTCCCGAAGGAGGGTGACCGTTTCTGGACGCCTGCGGATTGGGCATGGATTGGCGGTTTGATTGATGTTCTCCTGCCGAGCCTGCACCACGGCGTTACAGTCGTCGCCTGTCGCTTTAAGAAGTTCAGCGGTGAAGCAGCTTTCCAGCTGATGCAGGATCTGAAAATTCGCAATGCCTTCATCCCACCAACCGCGTTGAAGATGATGCGGCAGGTTGAGAACCCGTCGGATCGCTGGAACTATTCCCTCCGCTCCCTCGGCAGTGGCGGCGAGGCTCTTGGCGCTGAACTGATCCAATGGGGCCGCGATACATTTGGCCTGACAATCAGCGAGTTTTACGGACAGACCGAGTGCAATCTGGTTGTTTCCACCTGCGCAGAGTTGATGGAAACCCGTCCAGGTGTCACCGGCAAAGCCGTACCGGGCTTTGATGTGCAGATTGTAGACGATAACGGCACCATTCTGGAAACCGGTCAGCTCGGCAACATCGGCGTTCGCGCTCCAAACCCTATTATGTTCCTGCAGTACTGGAACAACCCGGAAGCCACAAAGAAGAAGTTCTCCGGCGACTTCCTCATCACGGGCGATAAAGGCGTGATGGATAAGGACGGCTGGATCCAGTTTGTAGGCCGCGATGATGATGTCATTACGTCTTCCGGCTATCGCATTGGCCCGGGTGAGATTGAAGACTGCTTGCTGAAACACGACGCTGTCGCCATGGCAGGTGTAATCGGCAAGCCGGACAAACTGCGGACCGAGATCGTCAAAGCCTACATTGTGCTCAAGGAAGGCATTGAGCCCTCTGATGAACTCGCCAAAGAACTTTCTGAGTTCGTTAAGCAGCGTCTGGCTGCCCATGAATATCCAAGAGAACTGGAATTTGTCGAAGCCCTGCCAATGACAACAACCGGTAAGGTGATCCGCAGAGAACTTCGTGCCCGCGCTATCGACGAGGAGGTTTGA
- a CDS encoding hydroxymethylglutaryl-CoA lyase encodes MSKKLNIFEMGPRDGLQNEKTLIPTANKIELINRLSECGFEKIETSSFVSPKWVPQMADAAEVFAGISRKPGIRYTALTPNIKGYERAKASGADEVAIFASASEGFSQKNINCSIEESFERFAPIVEAAKADGIPVRGYVSCVVECPYDGPTPVENTAMVSERLLQMGCYEVSLGDTIGAATPETTEAMLDAVLKVVPVEQLAGHFHDTKDLALANIMSSIKMGLRTFDSAIGGLGGCPYAPGAKGNVSTLAVAKMAKLLDYDTGLDIEKLEQTQEFILSIKEAAAA; translated from the coding sequence ATGAGCAAGAAACTAAACATTTTTGAAATGGGTCCACGCGATGGCCTGCAAAATGAAAAAACGCTGATCCCGACAGCAAACAAAATCGAACTGATCAATCGCCTTTCCGAATGCGGGTTTGAGAAGATCGAAACATCCAGCTTCGTTTCTCCTAAATGGGTGCCTCAAATGGCGGATGCTGCAGAAGTGTTTGCAGGCATCAGCCGCAAGCCCGGCATTCGCTACACCGCACTGACGCCAAACATCAAAGGCTACGAGCGTGCTAAAGCATCCGGTGCGGATGAAGTTGCAATCTTCGCATCTGCGTCTGAGGGTTTCTCTCAAAAGAACATCAACTGTTCCATTGAAGAGAGCTTCGAGCGGTTCGCTCCAATCGTGGAAGCCGCAAAAGCGGACGGCATTCCGGTTCGAGGTTACGTCTCCTGCGTTGTCGAGTGCCCATATGATGGCCCGACACCGGTTGAGAACACTGCCATGGTTTCCGAACGCTTGCTGCAGATGGGCTGCTACGAGGTATCCCTCGGCGACACCATCGGGGCTGCAACTCCGGAAACAACCGAAGCCATGCTGGATGCAGTGCTGAAGGTTGTTCCGGTAGAGCAGCTTGCCGGCCATTTCCACGACACTAAGGATCTTGCTCTGGCCAACATCATGTCCAGCATCAAGATGGGCCTGCGGACATTTGACTCCGCAATCGGTGGCTTGGGCGGATGCCCTTATGCTCCGGGCGCCAAAGGCAACGTCAGCACACTGGCAGTCGCAAAAATGGCGAAACTTCTGGACTACGACACCGGTCTGGACATCGAAAAGCTGGAACAAACGCAAGAGTTCATTCTCTCCATTAAAGAGGCAGCCGCCGCATGA
- a CDS encoding crotonase/enoyl-CoA hydratase family protein — protein sequence MTFENIRIEKAENGITTLWLARSEKHNAMNAEMMDELAAAAEELDNCEQTRAVILAADGETFCAGGDLKWMQAQAEKDRIGKMQEANRLAGMLKRLDSMKKPLIARVHGPAYGGGVGMLSVCDLVVAADNTKFALTETRLGLIPATIGPYVVRRLGEGHARQVFMNARPFGAERAHHLGLVSLVTTAEDLHAVTQKEAEAYLNCAPGAVADAKALCQNLARMPVENQIDYTANALADRWETTEAQAGISAFFAKETPPWRK from the coding sequence ATGACCTTTGAGAACATTCGCATCGAGAAAGCCGAAAACGGCATCACCACTCTCTGGCTGGCACGTTCTGAAAAGCACAACGCCATGAATGCTGAAATGATGGACGAACTTGCAGCAGCAGCCGAAGAGCTGGACAACTGCGAGCAGACCCGCGCTGTCATTCTGGCAGCAGATGGTGAAACCTTCTGCGCTGGCGGCGACCTCAAATGGATGCAGGCACAGGCTGAGAAGGACCGCATCGGTAAGATGCAGGAAGCCAACCGTCTGGCAGGCATGCTCAAACGCCTCGACAGCATGAAAAAGCCTCTAATCGCCCGCGTCCACGGCCCAGCCTACGGCGGCGGCGTTGGCATGCTCAGTGTGTGTGATCTGGTGGTCGCAGCCGACAACACCAAGTTCGCCCTCACTGAAACCCGCCTCGGCCTGATCCCTGCAACCATCGGCCCGTATGTTGTACGCCGTCTGGGTGAAGGTCATGCCCGTCAGGTATTCATGAACGCCCGCCCATTTGGTGCTGAAAGAGCTCATCATCTGGGTCTGGTTTCACTGGTGACAACAGCGGAAGACCTGCACGCAGTAACGCAGAAAGAAGCAGAAGCTTATCTGAACTGCGCACCGGGCGCAGTTGCCGATGCGAAAGCACTTTGCCAGAACTTAGCACGCATGCCAGTAGAAAATCAGATTGACTACACAGCAAATGCCCTAGCGGACAGATGGGAAACCACTGAAGCTCAGGCTGGAATTTCTGCTTTCTTTGCTAAAGAAACACCACCGTGGCGTAAATAA
- a CDS encoding TCR/Tet family MFS transporter: MLPALQAIRSKQDFHTLVFIAGTVLLNAIGAGLIIPVTPALVAELSQTTIADAALWGGYIAASYAAMQFLFGPAVGAISDRFGRRPVLLISLAVLTIDYLIMTFAGSLWVLFIGRLLAGVASATYATAYAAVSDISHNGKRATRFGMVGAAIGFGFVIGPVIGGTLALFGIRVPFYISAILIAITFVYGLFYMPETLPKAARKAIRWRRANPIGAAMDIAQSSVLMWLFIALFLFEMANFVYPAIWPYYTIEAFHWTTAQVGLSLAIVGIGFSSVKGGLIRWIIPRKGEAKTVLYGFFFAVIALLGFAFAPNTLTVILLLPPAALGAMIPPAMIALMSHHVSQDKQGRLQGALTSIIGLTLVLSTLMMTQLFTYYTADGAELYYPGAPFLLAATFMVLAIGPFLIGLKKISGNSQPVALPESTLAE; the protein is encoded by the coding sequence ATGCTGCCGGCACTGCAAGCTATCAGGTCAAAACAGGATTTTCATACCCTTGTCTTCATTGCAGGGACTGTTTTGCTGAACGCGATTGGTGCTGGCTTGATCATTCCAGTGACCCCGGCATTGGTCGCAGAACTCAGCCAGACCACCATTGCAGACGCAGCCCTTTGGGGTGGCTACATCGCAGCAAGCTACGCTGCCATGCAGTTCCTCTTCGGCCCTGCCGTTGGTGCAATTTCAGACCGATTTGGCCGTCGCCCAGTGCTGCTGATCTCGCTGGCTGTCCTGACAATCGACTACCTGATCATGACCTTCGCAGGCTCGCTCTGGGTCTTGTTCATTGGCAGACTACTCGCCGGAGTGGCCAGCGCCACCTACGCCACCGCTTACGCAGCCGTCTCCGACATCTCCCACAACGGCAAACGCGCCACCCGCTTCGGCATGGTCGGTGCAGCCATCGGCTTCGGCTTTGTGATCGGCCCTGTCATCGGCGGCACTCTCGCCCTTTTCGGCATCCGCGTTCCATTCTACATCTCAGCAATCCTGATCGCCATCACCTTCGTCTACGGCCTGTTTTATATGCCGGAAACTCTGCCAAAAGCAGCAAGAAAAGCCATCCGCTGGCGCAGAGCTAACCCTATTGGCGCAGCCATGGACATCGCGCAGTCATCAGTGCTGATGTGGCTGTTCATCGCCCTTTTCCTGTTTGAAATGGCAAACTTCGTGTACCCGGCCATCTGGCCCTACTACACCATCGAAGCCTTCCACTGGACCACCGCACAGGTCGGCCTCTCACTCGCCATTGTCGGTATAGGCTTCTCCAGCGTCAAAGGCGGCCTCATCCGCTGGATCATCCCTCGCAAAGGGGAAGCCAAAACGGTTCTCTACGGCTTCTTCTTCGCTGTAATCGCCCTGTTGGGCTTTGCTTTCGCACCCAACACACTCACCGTCATCCTGCTGCTTCCACCAGCAGCGCTTGGTGCCATGATCCCACCTGCTATGATCGCGCTGATGAGTCACCATGTCTCTCAGGACAAACAGGGCCGTCTGCAAGGTGCACTGACCAGCATCATCGGCCTCACACTGGTGCTCTCTACACTGATGATGACCCAGCTCTTCACCTACTACACAGCTGATGGAGCAGAGCTTTATTACCCTGGCGCACCGTTCCTGCTCGCAGCCACATTCATGGTGCTCGCCATCGGTCCATTCCTGATCGGCTTGAAGAAAATCAGCGGCAACTCCCAACCCGTTGCCCTGCCAGAAAGCACACTCGCAGAGTAA
- a CDS encoding isochorismatase family protein: MTRTALLIIDCQNDFFPGGKCELEGQLEAAGNIQMLLTNARAQDQTIVHIQHHFKEKDAPFTVEGTIGAEIHDMAKPLPHEPVVTKYTSNIFLNNNLKQILDDENVEELVICGSMSKDCIAAAAHATTELGYPITIIYDACATREPGANDQSSQQEFVQAAIMASLSFICSNIVSTTEYLQRNSIA; encoded by the coding sequence ATGACGAGGACAGCGCTGCTGATAATTGATTGTCAAAATGACTTCTTTCCCGGTGGGAAATGTGAGTTGGAAGGGCAACTCGAGGCTGCGGGGAACATTCAAATGTTGCTCACAAATGCGCGTGCTCAGGATCAGACCATCGTTCACATCCAGCATCACTTCAAAGAGAAGGATGCACCGTTTACCGTTGAGGGGACCATCGGGGCGGAGATCCATGACATGGCCAAGCCGTTGCCACATGAGCCTGTGGTGACCAAGTACACCTCCAACATCTTCCTCAATAACAACCTCAAGCAAATTCTAGATGATGAGAATGTTGAGGAACTGGTGATTTGCGGATCCATGAGCAAGGACTGCATCGCCGCGGCAGCGCATGCGACGACGGAACTGGGGTATCCGATTACGATTATATATGATGCTTGTGCGACGCGTGAGCCGGGAGCTAATGACCAGTCGTCGCAACAGGAATTTGTGCAGGCTGCGATCATGGCTTCGCTGTCGTTCATTTGCAGCAATATCGTCTCAACAACAGAGTATCTACAGCGAAACTCGATAGCCTGA
- a CDS encoding cysteine hydrolase family protein, whose translation MTKKALIIFNCQNDFFPGGKCELEGQVEAAANIQRLLNAARANNDFIVHIRHLFKDKAAPFLAEGTIGAEPHKSCTPQKGEQVVYKYTANCFLNTNLQELLEGAEIDEIVICGGMSHICIDAAARATVDLGYPITVIYDACATCDLEFEGEIVPAKYVQGAIMAALSFAYGKVISTDEYLAV comes from the coding sequence ATGACCAAAAAGGCCCTTATCATCTTTAACTGTCAGAATGACTTTTTCCCTGGTGGAAAATGTGAGCTGGAGGGTCAAGTTGAGGCTGCAGCAAATATCCAACGTTTGCTCAATGCAGCTCGGGCTAACAATGATTTCATTGTCCATATTCGGCATCTTTTCAAAGATAAGGCAGCACCGTTTCTTGCCGAAGGAACTATTGGAGCTGAGCCGCATAAGTCCTGCACGCCTCAAAAAGGAGAGCAGGTCGTATACAAATACACTGCAAATTGCTTTTTAAATACAAACCTACAGGAGCTTCTGGAGGGGGCGGAAATAGATGAGATTGTGATCTGTGGGGGGATGTCTCATATTTGTATAGATGCAGCTGCACGAGCAACTGTTGATCTGGGGTATCCTATTACTGTTATTTATGATGCATGTGCTACCTGTGACCTTGAGTTCGAAGGGGAAATCGTGCCTGCAAAGTACGTGCAGGGAGCGATTATGGCAGCACTCTCATTTGCCTATGGCAAGGTTATCTCAACAGATGAGTATTTGGCAGTTTGA
- a CDS encoding cysteine hydrolase family protein yields the protein MPKRALIIVDCQNDYFPGGACPLAGQVEAGKNIARLLEVVRDNNENVIHLQHMYKDKSEPYLVEGSPGVEINECAKPVNGEPVVVKNYMNGYKDTNLQQILVEAGIDEIVMCGSMSQNCVNATARQTLDLGYPLTIIYDACATEDLEFNGVTVPADHVHTAMMASLRFAHSNVISTDEFLDTVNGA from the coding sequence ATGCCAAAAAGGGCCCTAATTATTGTCGACTGCCAGAATGATTATTTTCCAGGCGGTGCCTGCCCTTTAGCTGGGCAAGTTGAAGCAGGAAAAAACATTGCCCGCCTTCTGGAGGTGGTTCGCGACAACAACGAGAACGTCATTCATCTCCAACATATGTATAAAGATAAGTCAGAGCCTTATCTGGTTGAAGGATCTCCCGGAGTAGAGATTAACGAGTGCGCCAAGCCCGTGAATGGAGAGCCGGTTGTCGTTAAAAACTACATGAACGGCTATAAGGATACCAACTTGCAGCAGATCCTTGTTGAGGCGGGTATCGATGAAATTGTGATGTGCGGCTCCATGAGCCAGAACTGCGTGAATGCGACTGCGCGACAAACTCTGGATCTGGGCTATCCGCTGACGATCATCTATGACGCCTGTGCGACGGAAGATCTTGAGTTCAATGGTGTGACTGTTCCAGCGGATCATGTTCATACCGCAATGATGGCGTCCTTGCGGTTTGCGCATAGTAACGTGATTTCGACAGATGAGTTTCTGGACACGGTGAATGGAGCGTAA
- a CDS encoding cysteine hydrolase family protein, whose product MSKSALVIVDVQNDYFPGGAWELKGQVEAAQNVKRLLEDSRSKNTPIIHIQHVVETGDAPFFNKGTEGVKIHETVVPQDGEPLVVKRFANSFLETNLKELLDAQGIEHLVVVGSMSHNCIDATVRGAVDLGYTATIIDDACATLDMEHNGEVIPAKYVHGAFMASLAFAYGKVITTDDYLAG is encoded by the coding sequence ATGTCCAAGTCAGCACTGGTTATCGTCGATGTGCAGAACGATTACTTTCCTGGCGGAGCCTGGGAACTGAAGGGGCAGGTCGAAGCTGCTCAGAACGTGAAACGTCTGCTGGAAGACAGCCGTAGCAAGAACACACCAATCATCCACATCCAACATGTGGTGGAAACAGGTGATGCACCGTTCTTCAACAAAGGCACTGAAGGCGTGAAGATACATGAGACTGTTGTTCCTCAGGATGGGGAGCCGCTTGTTGTGAAGCGGTTTGCAAACAGCTTCCTTGAGACCAACCTGAAAGAGCTGCTGGACGCGCAGGGTATTGAGCATCTGGTTGTTGTTGGTTCCATGTCTCATAACTGCATTGATGCGACAGTGCGCGGCGCTGTTGATCTGGGTTACACCGCAACCATCATTGATGATGCCTGTGCAACTTTGGACATGGAGCACAATGGTGAAGTGATTCCTGCGAAGTACGTGCACGGTGCCTTTATGGCGTCTCTGGCTTTTGCTTATGGAAAGGTGATCACGACAGACGACTATCTGGCGGGATAA
- a CDS encoding GlxA family transcriptional regulator, which yields MSKSDKHHRIGILSYTGAQLSAIYGLVDMLNAANKDEATRMEAVILQQDHLPKIENSTFSAVILPPSLAAQPPTVSATLTRWLKQQHEHGAILCSICVGAALLAETGILDGRPATTHWAITESFAERFPLVKLDTDKMIIDEGDVITAGGIMAWTDLGLRLIDHFAGHATMLEVARHFLIDPAGREQKYYRRFYPNLSHGDQAILKAQHWLQVAYKQKLTVPNMAEKAGLTGRTFLRRFEAATGHTPNAYLQQLRITEARQQLEQTKRSFNEIAWEVGYDDPTACRRVFIKTTGLSPGQYRQKFGYQSHTV from the coding sequence ATGAGCAAATCAGACAAACATCATCGCATTGGCATCCTCTCCTATACGGGTGCCCAGCTCTCAGCCATTTACGGCCTTGTGGACATGCTCAACGCCGCAAACAAGGACGAAGCAACACGCATGGAAGCTGTAATCCTGCAGCAAGATCACCTACCGAAGATCGAGAACAGCACGTTCTCAGCAGTTATCCTCCCTCCCAGTTTAGCGGCTCAACCACCCACAGTTTCCGCTACTCTGACCAGATGGTTGAAACAACAGCATGAGCACGGTGCAATCCTCTGCTCCATCTGCGTTGGCGCTGCATTGCTTGCCGAAACAGGCATTCTGGATGGCAGACCCGCAACAACCCACTGGGCAATAACTGAGAGTTTTGCGGAACGGTTCCCGCTTGTGAAGCTCGATACTGACAAGATGATCATTGATGAAGGCGACGTCATCACCGCCGGCGGCATCATGGCATGGACGGATCTCGGCCTAAGACTCATCGATCACTTCGCAGGCCATGCAACCATGCTGGAGGTCGCCCGTCATTTTCTCATAGATCCAGCTGGACGGGAGCAAAAATATTATCGCCGCTTCTATCCAAACCTCTCCCATGGCGATCAGGCCATCCTCAAAGCCCAGCACTGGCTGCAGGTGGCTTACAAACAAAAGCTGACTGTGCCCAACATGGCAGAGAAAGCTGGCCTCACTGGCAGAACTTTCCTGCGCCGCTTTGAGGCCGCAACAGGCCACACACCCAACGCTTACCTCCAACAACTGCGCATCACTGAAGCTCGTCAGCAACTGGAGCAAACCAAACGCTCTTTTAATGAGATCGCATGGGAGGTTGGCTACGACGACCCAACCGCCTGTCGCCGTGTCTTCATCAAAACCACTGGTCTAAGCCCCGGTCAGTACCGGCAGAAGTTCGGCTATCAAAGCCATACAGTTTAG
- a CDS encoding cysteine hydrolase family protein, which translates to MTHNTALLIIACQNDHFPGGKFELPKQMEAAGNIVELLKDARQHHEFVIHIKHVYKDPNSPFMAEGSFGAEINKMVWPKQDEPIVTKYSFNALEGTNLKQLLTDHKIDDLVICGSMTQYCIVETARATMDLGYPVTVIYDACAASCMEFRGREVSVDDVQAAIMASLIFSNASVVSTDEFLTHPH; encoded by the coding sequence ATGACGCATAACACCGCTTTGCTCATCATTGCATGCCAGAATGACCATTTCCCGGGTGGGAAGTTTGAGTTGCCCAAGCAGATGGAAGCTGCGGGGAACATTGTTGAACTGCTGAAAGATGCGAGGCAGCACCACGAGTTCGTCATTCATATCAAGCATGTCTACAAAGACCCTAATTCTCCTTTCATGGCTGAGGGATCATTTGGGGCTGAGATCAACAAGATGGTCTGGCCAAAACAAGACGAACCGATTGTCACCAAGTACAGTTTCAATGCACTGGAAGGTACCAATCTCAAGCAGTTGCTGACGGATCACAAGATTGATGACTTGGTGATTTGTGGATCGATGACCCAGTACTGCATTGTTGAGACAGCGCGTGCCACCATGGATCTAGGGTATCCGGTGACCGTAATTTATGATGCCTGTGCGGCGAGCTGCATGGAGTTCCGCGGGCGCGAAGTCTCCGTTGATGATGTGCAGGCTGCGATCATGGCGTCGCTCATCTTCTCAAATGCGTCTGTAGTGTCGACGGATGAGTTTCTGACACATCCGCACTAA
- a CDS encoding DUF4440 domain-containing protein produces MLDHLLSLESQLLQPSVRGDQQKLELLLHPDFIEIGASGRMYDRAQILDELPEEAADYPVRTIENFRLRELSEGLVQVFYSIVENETQRTSIWKFEGEQWSMIYHQGTRRGS; encoded by the coding sequence ATGCTCGACCATCTCCTTTCCCTGGAAAGCCAACTTCTTCAGCCCTCAGTTCGTGGAGATCAGCAGAAGCTTGAGTTGTTGCTGCATCCAGATTTCATCGAGATTGGTGCGAGTGGTCGGATGTATGATCGGGCGCAGATACTCGATGAGCTTCCGGAAGAGGCCGCGGATTATCCTGTCAGAACAATAGAGAATTTTCGCCTGCGGGAGTTGAGCGAGGGGCTTGTTCAGGTGTTTTACAGCATCGTTGAGAATGAAACGCAGCGGACTTCTATTTGGAAGTTCGAGGGCGAGCAGTGGTCTATGATTTATCATCAAGGAACACGAAGAGGATCGTAG
- the nqrF gene encoding NADH:ubiquinone reductase (Na(+)-transporting) subunit F, translating into MQDFTWGITLFTLIVLALVIVILMARSKLVASGDVNIEINGERTVSVPAGGKLLNVLADQKIFVPSACGGGGTCAQCRVKVHEGGGSILATEESHITKREARCGDRLSCQVAVKQDMKIEVPEEVFGVKKWECTVRSNENVATFIKALVLDLPEGEDVNFRAGGYIQIEAPAHKLKYTDFDIEEQYREDWDKFNLWQYESIVDEPVERAYSMANYPDEKGMIMLNVRVASPPPGTTGIPAGKMSSFIFNLKPGDKVTISGPFGEFFARETNKEMVFIGGGAGMAPMRSHIFDQLKRLENRDRKITFWYGARSKKEMFFVEDFDQLAKEFPNFTWHVALSDPQPDDDWDGYTGFIHNVLYNEYLKDHAAPEDCEYYMCGPPIMNQSVINMLLDLGVEREDIMLDDFGG; encoded by the coding sequence ATGCAAGACTTTACCTGGGGCATTACGCTATTCACTTTGATCGTGCTTGCGCTGGTGATCGTCATTCTCATGGCGCGCAGCAAGCTGGTTGCTTCTGGCGACGTTAACATCGAAATCAACGGTGAGCGCACTGTTTCCGTTCCTGCGGGCGGTAAGCTGCTCAACGTTCTGGCTGATCAGAAGATCTTCGTTCCTTCCGCCTGTGGTGGCGGTGGTACCTGTGCTCAGTGCCGCGTGAAAGTGCACGAGGGTGGTGGTTCCATTCTGGCAACTGAGGAAAGCCACATCACCAAGCGTGAAGCACGCTGTGGTGACCGTCTTTCCTGTCAGGTTGCTGTGAAGCAGGACATGAAGATTGAAGTGCCTGAAGAAGTGTTCGGCGTGAAAAAGTGGGAGTGTACTGTTCGCTCCAACGAAAACGTTGCGACCTTCATTAAGGCGCTGGTTCTGGACCTGCCAGAAGGCGAAGACGTGAACTTCCGTGCTGGTGGTTACATTCAGATTGAAGCGCCTGCGCACAAGCTGAAGTACACCGACTTCGACATTGAAGAGCAGTATCGCGAAGATTGGGACAAGTTCAATCTGTGGCAGTATGAGTCCATCGTGGACGAGCCAGTTGAGCGTGCTTATTCCATGGCGAACTACCCGGACGAAAAAGGCATGATCATGCTGAACGTTCGTGTAGCTTCCCCACCTCCTGGCACCACAGGCATTCCGGCTGGTAAGATGTCTTCGTTCATCTTCAACCTGAAGCCAGGTGACAAGGTGACCATCTCCGGTCCGTTTGGTGAGTTCTTTGCTCGCGAAACCAACAAGGAAATGGTGTTCATCGGTGGTGGTGCTGGTATGGCGCCTATGCGTTCGCACATCTTCGATCAGCTGAAGCGTCTTGAGAACCGCGATCGTAAGATCACTTTCTGGTATGGTGCGCGTTCCAAGAAAGAGATGTTCTTCGTTGAGGACTTCGATCAGCTGGCGAAAGAGTTCCCGAACTTCACATGGCATGTGGCACTTTCTGATCCGCAGCCAGATGATGACTGGGACGGTTACACCGGGTTCATTCACAACGTACTCTACAACGAGTACCTGAAGGACCATGCTGCGCCAGAAGACTGCGAGTACTACATGTGTGGTCCTCCGATCATGAACCAGTCCGTGATCAACATGCTGCTTGATCTGGGCGTGGAACGTGAAGACATCATGCTGGACGACTTCGGCGGCTAA